ACTGCGCGACCCAGCGGCGTGGTGTTGAAATAGGTCACGCCCGCTGTCGTGTTGTGGAATGCGCCACACTGAATCGCAGCGATACCTTCAGCAACCAGCTGCTTACGGCAATCGATAAGGCGAGCATTTTCCGCGCCATATTCCATAGCCCGACGAGGGATTTCATCGTAGTCATCCTCATCTGGCTGCCCCAGATTTGCGGTATACGCATAAGGAACCGCGCCCTTTTGACGCATCCAAAGCAGCGCGGCGCTGGTATCCAGACCACCCGAGAACGCAATACCAATACGCTGACCAACCGGAAGATGCTTGAGAATCGTTGTCATATATGTAATCCCTGCTCGAAAGATCTATGGTGATATACCCCTAGGGTATCAGCTTAGCCGCCACACCATTATGTTACGCCATGCATTCATGAGCGTTCGGGCCCTGTGCACATGCTACATCAAACGGGCCGGTCGATAATCAAAATCGACACACTCACAAATGCATATTTATGCAAAATAAGTGAGTGATAATTTAAACATCTTTTTGGCGGGACAGGAAGAGAAGAGTCATGCTTTCGCGTAAAAAAATTCGCGGCCGACTCACGACCAAGTTAGCAAGTATAGCGCTATCTTCTCTTCAGGCTAAGCAGCAAAAATCGTTTACGCGACCCACCCGACATTAATAAAACATCGTTTCATTTTATCGATATTTCTTTGCTATCCTCCTGCGGTTAACACCTTCCCTTGCATATTGCTGGAGATGCTATGTCTAAGAAAGTCGCCATTCTGCTGGCCCCAGGGTTTGAAGAAGCGGAAGCGATCATGGTGATTGATGTACTGCACCGCATGAAGATAGAAGTCACCATGCTGTCATGCTATGACAGACTGGAACTGCGCAGTTATCACAATATTCGCATGTTTGCCGATTCTCTGCTGGAAAGAAACCAGGACACGCTGTTTGATGCCGTGGTCATTCCTGGTGGCCCACAGGGTACGGTAAACCTGGCTGCCAACCCAATGGTTGTCGAGTTTATCCGTCGCCACGATGACGCGGGAAAACTGATTTGCCCACTGTGCTCTGCGGCTGCACGCGTACTGGGGGGTAACAACCTGCTGAAAGGCCGCCGCTACGTTTGCTCCGGGAATTTATGGCAGGACGTGACCGATGGCGTTTATGTTGACGAGAAAGTCGTGGAAGACGGCAATCTAATCAGCGGCAAAGGGTTAGGCGTGACATTCGATTTTGCCTTTACCCTCGCCAACCGCCTGACGGGTGACAAAGAAAACGCCAACTTCCAGGTTGAGCACATCGATTACGATTACTGGCGCGTGCCGGCGTAACCGCTCATCTGCCTAATATAAGGCGCGTCCCGCCGCGCCTTCCCGAGTGATGAATAACCTCAATAACGACCTAACAACACCCACGATACGACGCTTCTGCGGTGATGTCATACGTCCGGTAAACCAGACAAAGGTCAACTCACCCAGCGCCGCACATCGATTTTCTGTAGCGCCATCGAGAGCAGCAGGCTGGCTCCTAGCGAGATGGCGAAAACATACAAAATATCGAGAACCGGGAGGGATGGCAGTACCACGTCATGCGTACGCAGATAGTGAATGATCAACGCGTGGAAACCGTAAATCGCCAGCGAATGGCGCGAAATGATGGCAAATCCCGGCAAAATCCGCTGGCTACAGTAGTGTTTAAACACCACCACAAGGCTGACCGCCGCCAGAAACACCAGCGGGCCACAGTAGATGTAAAATGTCTGGGTAAATGTATCGTTCAGTAATGTGTGGTGCTTAGTCCCCATCGCGACTAGCGCGACACACGCGATAAAGAACGGGATAGCGGCTAGCGCGATTTTCTTTGGCACTTCCAACATCCCCAATGCACGCCCCAGCGCGGCATACAGCACGTAGTAAAACGTATCGCCGTAAATATAGAGATTCACGGGCAGTAATTTAAACCCTGCAAATTCCACCCGCCCCGTATTGGGATTGGCGACCACAGCCAGCAGGATAATCAAGACGGCTAAATATTTTCCCGATACCGGCTTGATGGTAATCAGTGGGGAAAGCAGATAAATCACGATAATGGCGTAGAAAAACCATAAGTGATAAAAGACCGGTTTTTGCAACGCATGGTGCAGTGAATTCAGGCCATTAATCGGCGTGAGCGTCGCAATATAGATCAGCGCGACCGTACTATAAAAAAGCAGACATAGACCGATACGCAGGAAATGTTTCTTCCCCGCGCTACGCTCACCAAAGAATAAATAACCCGAGATCATGAAAAACAGCGGGACACAGACGCGCGAAGCAGAGTTCAGGATATTCGCCACATCCCAGTGTCCATCGCCCGGCGTGCCGCCTGCGGTAATATAGTAGGTTGTGCTATGAATCAGAACGACCATCATGCAGGCCAGCGCCCGCAGGTTATCAATCCAGCCGATCTTATCCGTCATGCACAACCTCTTGAAAGCAAAGCGCTATTCAAAACAGCGTAGCTGTTGTTGAGCGCTGGCACAATCAACGATCAACAACCCACAATCAAAAGTCTGTACTCAACAATCGGGAAAATCTGAGTGATAAAGACAGATTAATACGGGAAAACATTGGGTTACGCCATGCATACTCGCCAGAAAAGGCAGGCACGGCATGGCGTGAGTGAATCAGAACAGTCCCATCGGCTTATCAGAGTAACTCACCAACAGGCACTTGGTTTGCTGGTAGTGTTCCAGCATCATTTTATGGTTTTCACGCCCGATACCGGACTGCTTGTAACCGCCGAACGCCGCATGCGCCGGATAGGCGTGATAGCAGTTGGTCCAAACGCGTCCGGCCTGAATACCGCGCCCCATCCGGTAAGCGATGTTACCGTTACGGCTCCACACGCCAGCCCCCAGCCCGTATTCCGTATCGTTGGCGATCTCCAATGCGTCATCCATGGTTTTGAATGTCGTGACCGCCAGCACCGGCCCGAAAATTTCTTCCTGAAAGACGCGCATACTGTTTTTACCGAACAATATCGTCGGCTCCAGATAGTAGCCTTCCGCCAGTCCGCCCGGCATCACCTTACGCTGGCCGCCCGTGAGCACCCGTGCTCCCTCTTTCTTACCGATATCAATATAGTTAAGGATGGTATCAAGCTGGCCTGCGGACACCTGTGCGCCCATCATGGTTTTGCTGTCCAGCGGATTGCCGATGCGGATAGCCTCAACGCGCTTGATTGCCCGTTCCATAAAACGATCGTAGATAGATTCCTGTACCAGCGCACGACTCGGACAGGTGCAAACCTCTCCCTGATTGAAAGCAAACAAGGTGAAGCCTTCGAGCACTTTGTCAAAAAAGCTGTCTTCTTTATCCATCACATCGGCAAAGAAAATGTTCGGCGATTTGCCGCCCAGTTCCAGCGTGACTGGCGTCACATTCTGCGCCGCATAGCTCATGATCTGCTGACCCACCTCGGTCGAGCCGGTGAAGGCGACTTTCGCAACGCGTTTCGACGTCGCCAGGTATTCGCCAATTTCACTTCCCGACCCGTTGACGACATTAATGACCCCCGCAGGCAGCAGATCCTGAATCAACTCCATCAAAATCAGCACCGACATCGGCGTCAGCTTGGCGGGTTTCAACACAATACAGTTACCAGCGGCCAGCGCTGGCGCCATTTTCCAACAGGCCATCAGCAGCGGGAAATTCCAGGGAATGATTTGTCCGACAACGCCGAGAGGTTCATGAAAATGGTAGGCCACCGTATCACCGTCAATTTCACTGATCGCCCCTTCCTGCGCACGGATACAGGCCGCAAAATAGCGAAAATGGTCAATCGCCAGCGGCACGTCCGCCCCGCTGGTTTCGCGTATCGGTTTACCGTTATCCCAGGTTTCCACCTGCGCGAGCAGCTCAAGATTTTGTTCCATTCGGTCGGCAATGCGGTTAAGCACCAGCGCCCGCTCCTGTACCGACATGCCGCCCCATTCCGCTTTTGCCTTGTGGGCGGCATCCAGCGCGTGGTCAATATCTCGCGTTGATGAACTGGCCACTTCACACATCGGCTGGCCCGTTACTGGCGTCAAATTGACAAAATACTGACCCGCATCAGGGGGAACCCAGGCTCCGCCGATAAAATTGTCATAGCGTTTTTTCAGGTTGAGAGAACCGACTTCGTCAGATGCGCGTCGGCCTTCAAAATTATCATGCGCCATTTCAGTCTCCTTTTCAGTTCTGGGTAAGCGGCCATGCCGCAGTGAAAAAAGAGGCAATCAGTAAGCAGTTAAATTAAGCCTATACGGGGTATGGAATTAGCGACAGGATTCGGCCAGAGAAGAAGGCAACTCTTCGAGTTGACGCACAGTTTCTTGCGAGAAAAATTCGCATCCCTTCAGACGCGGTGAAATAATACTTTTAATTTCCAGGGTTACTAACATGCAGGTATTTCAGGTGGAAGGGGTTCATTTACGCGCGGATGCCGCCCTTGAAGGCGCAACGCAACATTCGGTCTATCATCCCGATTCGCTGCATCAACCACAGTCTGACTGGCTGGCGGAAGAAGTGCCCGTTGCGCTGGTCTACAACGGCATATCACATGTCGTCATGATGGCTTCGCCGAAAGAATTGGAACAGTTCGCCCTCGGATTTTCCTTATCTGAAGGCATTATTCAATCACCAGCGGATATCTACGGGATTGATGTTCTGCCCGCCTGTAACGGCATCGAAGTGCAGATTGAGCTTTCTAGCCGACGTTTTGCCGGGCTAAAAGAACGACGCCGGGCGATGGATGGCCGAACAGGCTGTGGCGTATGTGGCGTGGAGCAACTCGCGGAGATCGGCAAGCCGGTGTCCCCCCTGCCCTTTACGCAGACCTTTTCCCTCAGCAAACTTGAAAGCGCACTGGTACGGCTGCGCGATGTGCAGAAGATCGGTCAGGTAACGGGTTGCACCCATGCCGCAAGTTGGGTCGCACCAGACGGCACGCTGTCCGGGGGGAGTGAAGACGTCGGTCGCCATGTCGCGCTGGATAAACTGCTGGGCGCTCGAGCAAAACAAGACTGGCAGCAAGGTGCCGCGCTGGTCTCCAGCCGCGCCAGCTATGAAATGGTTCAGAAGTCCGCCATGTGCGGCGTGGAAATCCTGTTTGCTGTCTCGGCGGCAACGTCACTGGCGGTTGAGGTCGCCCAGCGCTGCAACCTGACGCTGGTCGGTTTTTGTCGACCGGGACATGCGACTATCTACACGCATCCACAGCGTCTGAGCGAGTAAACAACACCACCAGCGCCAGCGCAGCCTGAAGTATGACGGGTATAGATTAATTTGTTTCTACATAGTGCGATAATGACATAACCGTTTGTTATCATGAGGTAAAGCAATATGGCTCATGATATCAGAGCGAGAATAATCATTTTCAATATCATTTAATTAACTATAATGAACGTATTGCTTACGCGGCACTAACAGTACAGTGCCGTAACATTTTTTTTACCATGGAGATGCTAAACATGAGTTATTCACTGCCATCGCTGCCATATGCTTATGACGCACTGGAACCGCATTTCGACAAAGAAACGATGGAAATTCACCATTCCAAACACCATCAGGCTTACGTCAATAATGCTAACGCCGCGCTGGAATCTCTGCCTGAGCTGGCTAAATTGTCTGCTGAAGAGCTGATCGCCCAACTGGATAAAGTGCCTGCGGAGAAAAAAGCAGCACTGCGTAACAACGCTGGCGGCCACGCTAACCACAGCCTGTTCTGGAAAGGCCTGAAAGTTGGCACGACGCTGACTGGCGACCTGAAAGCCGCCATCGAACGCGATTTCGGCAGCGTTGATGCGTTTAAAGAGAAATTTGAGCAAGCAGCAGCAACCCGCTTTGGTTCTGGCTGGGCCTGGCTGGTTCTGAAAGACGACGGCAAACTGGCTGTCGTATCTACTGCAAACCAAGACAGCCCACTGATGGGCGAAGCCGTTTCTGGCGCTTCTGGCTACCCAATCATCGGCCTGGACGTCTGGGAACACGCTTACTACCTGAAATTCCAGAACCGTCGCCCAGATTACGCTAAAGCCTTCTGGAACGTGGTGAACTGGGACGAAGCAGCCGCACGTTTTGCTGGCGCGAAAAAATAAAACCGCTGAGTGCCTGATATCATCAGGTTTCTTCTGCGTTTGAATATAAACTGGAATAACAGTCTGTTATTCCAGTTTTTTATTGTCCCCGCTATATTTCAAGCCACCTGTACGCTGGTATCCGGTTCATCTTTACGTTTCTCTCCGACAGGCCGCCGCTGGCTGGCTCGTAAAGTTTCAGAGTAACATGCCGATATCTACTGCGGGTTTTTGTCATGTAGTTTTGTAGCTATATATCCTAAATAATTCGAGTTGCAGGACAAAACGTTAACGTTTTGAACAACGCGAAGCGTTAGCCCTTTAGGGCGAAGCCCACGACGGGCCGAGTATTT
The genomic region above belongs to Pectobacterium colocasium and contains:
- a CDS encoding DJ-1/PfpI family protein, with amino-acid sequence MSKKVAILLAPGFEEAEAIMVIDVLHRMKIEVTMLSCYDRLELRSYHNIRMFADSLLERNQDTLFDAVVIPGGPQGTVNLAANPMVVEFIRRHDDAGKLICPLCSAAARVLGGNNLLKGRRYVCSGNLWQDVTDGVYVDEKVVEDGNLISGKGLGVTFDFAFTLANRLTGDKENANFQVEHIDYDYWRVPA
- the exaC gene encoding acetaldehyde dehydrogenase ExaC, with product MAHDNFEGRRASDEVGSLNLKKRYDNFIGGAWVPPDAGQYFVNLTPVTGQPMCEVASSSTRDIDHALDAAHKAKAEWGGMSVQERALVLNRIADRMEQNLELLAQVETWDNGKPIRETSGADVPLAIDHFRYFAACIRAQEGAISEIDGDTVAYHFHEPLGVVGQIIPWNFPLLMACWKMAPALAAGNCIVLKPAKLTPMSVLILMELIQDLLPAGVINVVNGSGSEIGEYLATSKRVAKVAFTGSTEVGQQIMSYAAQNVTPVTLELGGKSPNIFFADVMDKEDSFFDKVLEGFTLFAFNQGEVCTCPSRALVQESIYDRFMERAIKRVEAIRIGNPLDSKTMMGAQVSAGQLDTILNYIDIGKKEGARVLTGGQRKVMPGGLAEGYYLEPTILFGKNSMRVFQEEIFGPVLAVTTFKTMDDALEIANDTEYGLGAGVWSRNGNIAYRMGRGIQAGRVWTNCYHAYPAHAAFGGYKQSGIGRENHKMMLEHYQQTKCLLVSYSDKPMGLF
- the sodA gene encoding superoxide dismutase [Mn], producing the protein MSYSLPSLPYAYDALEPHFDKETMEIHHSKHHQAYVNNANAALESLPELAKLSAEELIAQLDKVPAEKKAALRNNAGGHANHSLFWKGLKVGTTLTGDLKAAIERDFGSVDAFKEKFEQAAATRFGSGWAWLVLKDDGKLAVVSTANQDSPLMGEAVSGASGYPIIGLDVWEHAYYLKFQNRRPDYAKAFWNVVNWDEAAARFAGAKK
- a CDS encoding acyltransferase — its product is MTDKIGWIDNLRALACMMVVLIHSTTYYITAGGTPGDGHWDVANILNSASRVCVPLFFMISGYLFFGERSAGKKHFLRIGLCLLFYSTVALIYIATLTPINGLNSLHHALQKPVFYHLWFFYAIIVIYLLSPLITIKPVSGKYLAVLIILLAVVANPNTGRVEFAGFKLLPVNLYIYGDTFYYVLYAALGRALGMLEVPKKIALAAIPFFIACVALVAMGTKHHTLLNDTFTQTFYIYCGPLVFLAAVSLVVVFKHYCSQRILPGFAIISRHSLAIYGFHALIIHYLRTHDVVLPSLPVLDILYVFAISLGASLLLSMALQKIDVRRWVS
- the fdhD gene encoding formate dehydrogenase accessory sulfurtransferase FdhD: MQVFQVEGVHLRADAALEGATQHSVYHPDSLHQPQSDWLAEEVPVALVYNGISHVVMMASPKELEQFALGFSLSEGIIQSPADIYGIDVLPACNGIEVQIELSSRRFAGLKERRRAMDGRTGCGVCGVEQLAEIGKPVSPLPFTQTFSLSKLESALVRLRDVQKIGQVTGCTHAASWVAPDGTLSGGSEDVGRHVALDKLLGARAKQDWQQGAALVSSRASYEMVQKSAMCGVEILFAVSAATSLAVEVAQRCNLTLVGFCRPGHATIYTHPQRLSE